In one window of Clarias gariepinus isolate MV-2021 ecotype Netherlands chromosome 10, CGAR_prim_01v2, whole genome shotgun sequence DNA:
- the poc1b gene encoding POC1 centriolar protein homolog B isoform X3, protein MPGAVTHNGNPVMNCPGLEDPTLLRHFKGHKDAVTCADFSPNNKQLATGSNDKTVMIWNLNPKSRAFRFIGHQDVVTAVHFSPSGELLASASRDRTVRLWTPSIKGESTVFKAHTASVRSVSFSADGQRLVTASDDKSVKVWSVHRQKFIYSLNQHTNWVRCARFSPDGRLVASCGDDRTVRLWDTSTRLCVNTFSDYGGPATFVDFDSSGTCIASSGADNTLKIWDIRTNKLIQHYQVHSAAVNSFSFHPSGNYLISGSSDSTVKIVDLLEGRLIYTLHGHKGPVLAVTFSREGDLFASGGCDSQVLMWKTNFDTLDYRETMSRHRKRVTPDPPPHLTDIFPRSPHLHRAAAEVGPLAVEINPGVTDVHTAHPQVLEVGEDPFYTRMRPAPF, encoded by the exons ATGCCTGGTGCAGTAACGCATAACGGAAACCCAGTGATGAATTGTCCGGGTCTT GAGGACCCGACACTTTTAAGGCATTTTAAAGGCCATAAAGATGCTGTTACGTGTGCAGATTTCAGTCCCAACAACAAGCAGCTGG CTACTGGATCGAATGACAAGACTGTCATGATATGGAACCTCAACCCCAAATCCAGAGCGTTTAGGTTTATCGGCCATCAGGACGTCGTCACCGCGGTACACTTCTCCCCGTCTGGAGAGCTGCTGGCTTCTGCGTCGAGGGACCGGACCGTGAGATTATGGACACCCAGTAT CAAAGGAGAGTCGACGGTGTTTAAAGCACACACGGCCAGCGTGCGCAGCGTGAGCTTCTCGGCTGACGGTCAGAGACTGGTCACTGCCTCGGACGACAAGTCTGTCAAAGTCTGGAGTGTGCATCGGCAGAAATTCATCTACTCTCTCAACCAACACACCAACTGGGTGCGCTGTGCCAG GTTTTCCCCAGACGGGAGGTTGGTGGCGTCGTGCGGTGACGACAGGACGGTTCGTCTCTGGGACACGTCCACTCGTCTGTGCGTCAACACTTTCTCTGATTACGGCGG ACCAGCAACGTTTGTGGACTTCGACAGCAGCGGGACGTGCATCGCCTCCTCGGGAGCGGACAACACGCTGAAGATCTGGGACATCCGGACCAACAAACTCATCCAGCACTACCAAG tccACAGTGCTGCAGTCAACAGCTTCTCCTTCCACCCTTCGGGGAATTACCTGATCAGCGGCTCCAGCGACAGCACCGTCAAGATCGTCGACCTGCTGGAAGGACGACTTATTTACACACTCCATGGCCACAAG ggcCCGGTCTTGGCGGTGACGTTCTCTCGTGAAGGAGACCTCTTTGCGTCGGGTGGCTGTGACTCTCAG GTGCTGATGTGGAAGACGAACTTCGACACTCTGGACTACAGGGAGACGATGAGCCGACACAGGAAGCGCGTGACACCGGACCCTCCCCCTCACCTGACCGATATCTTCCCCCGCTCGCCACACCTGCACCGCGCCGCCGCGGAGGTCGGGCCCCTCGCCGTGGAG